ACGTCCAGTTCTGGGGAATCCGCAATCTCGGCATCCTAGGGTACATAGACCACCTGGCCGGATCGCCGCGCGACGCGATCGGATTCGCCATGCTTCCGGTGATGGTGCCGGTGCACATCCTCGGGGAGCTTGCGAAGCCGGTGAGCCTCTCCTGCCGGCTCTTCGGAAACATCTTCGGGGAAGATACGCTGATCGTCATCTTCGTCGGCGCGACCGCGCTCTGCCTCAAGGCGAGCCTCGCCGCGCTCGCGATTCCGCCGATGCTGGGCATCTCGGCGCTCTTCATGATGCTCCAGACGCTCACGGCGATCGTCCAGGCGTTGATTTTCTCACTGCTCGCTACGGTCTACCTGTACATGATGCTGCCGCATGAGGAGCACGCGCACGGGGAGCCGGAGTCGGCGCATTCGTAACAGACACTTCAAGAGGAGGTGAGTGAGTTGAATTTCGCAGCCACCTTAGGATTCGGACTCCCACTCGGGATCGGTCTCGCGGCCATCGGCTCGGGGATCGGAATCGGTCTCACCGGTAAGGGCGCCCTCGAGGCCATGGGCCGCCAGCCGGAGATCCTTCCCAAGCTTCAGGTCGCCATGATCATCGGCTTCGGGTTCGCCGAGGCACTCACGATCTACGCGTTCGTCACGATGTTCATCTTCTCGGGAAAGGTCGGCTAGCCGGTCGAGGGCACGGCCGGCCGCTCGCTGAGCGCCGCGCCCGCCCCGATCCTGGGAAAATCCATGGATCAATTGGTACACATCAATCAGCTCATCGCGCATGTCCTGAGCTTCATCGTGTTCTTCTTCCTCGTCCGCGGGGCCTTCATCTCGATCATCTACCCGCCGATGAAGGAGCGCCGCGATCGCATCCGGACCGAGTACGAGCGGATCGAGCAGGAGAAGGCGTCGGTCGCCGATCTCCGCCGGCAATATGAGAGCCACCTCAAGCAGATCGAGGCGGAAAGCCGCGAGCGGATCCAGAGCGCGGTCGCGGAGGGCCAGCACGTGGCCACCGAGATCCGGGAAATCGCGCGGAAGGAAGCCCAGGAGATAATCACGCGTTCCCGCGAGGAAATCGCGATCGAGCACGACAAGGCCCGCGTGACGCTGCGGAACGAGGTGGTGGAGCTTGCCGTGGAGATCGCGGAGAAGGTGATCCATGAGGAGCTGAACGCCGCGAAGCACAAGAAGCTGGTGGACAGCTTCCTGGCGGAAGTGGAGCAGGCCCGTTGATCTCGGTCACCTTGGCGCGCCGCTACGCGCGCGCGCTTCTCCACCTCGCGGAGCGTCAGAAGGCGCTTGATCGCACGCTCGAGGAGCTCACGGCGCTCGCGGCGTACTTCAAGCGGGACCCCCGGGCGCGGCGGTACTTCGAGTCGCCCAGCATCCCCCAGACGGAGAAGCTCGAGTTTCTCGATTCGCGCCTGAAGCCCAAAGTGGGGCGCCAGGTCTATGGGCTCCTTCAAGTTCTGCTGCGGCGTAGGCGGCTGGACCACCTGGTTCCGATCGCGAGCGAGTTCGAGAAGCTGGCGGAAGCGGCCCAGGGAATCATGCGCGCCGTGATTCGCACCGCGGTGCCGATCACGGCCGGACAGGCCGAGACGCTGACGAGCGTCCTCGCCAAGCGTACGGGATCCAAAATTCTGCTCACGCGCGAGGTGGACGCGTCGCTCCTCGGGGGCGCGCTCGTCTCGCTGGACCACCAAGTCATCG
This DNA window, taken from Candidatus Eisenbacteria bacterium, encodes the following:
- the atpE gene encoding ATP synthase F0 subunit C; the encoded protein is MNFAATLGFGLPLGIGLAAIGSGIGIGLTGKGALEAMGRQPEILPKLQVAMIIGFGFAEALTIYAFVTMFIFSGKVG
- the atpF gene encoding F0F1 ATP synthase subunit B — translated: MDQLVHINQLIAHVLSFIVFFFLVRGAFISIIYPPMKERRDRIRTEYERIEQEKASVADLRRQYESHLKQIEAESRERIQSAVAEGQHVATEIREIARKEAQEIITRSREEIAIEHDKARVTLRNEVVELAVEIAEKVIHEELNAAKHKKLVDSFLAEVEQAR
- the atpH gene encoding ATP synthase F1 subunit delta; protein product: MISVTLARRYARALLHLAERQKALDRTLEELTALAAYFKRDPRARRYFESPSIPQTEKLEFLDSRLKPKVGRQVYGLLQVLLRRRRLDHLVPIASEFEKLAEAAQGIMRAVIRTAVPITAGQAETLTSVLAKRTGSKILLTREVDASLLGGALVSLDHQVIDGTLATELWRIRRHLLQTRVHGRG